From the Theobroma cacao cultivar B97-61/B2 chromosome 2, Criollo_cocoa_genome_V2, whole genome shotgun sequence genome, one window contains:
- the LOC18609523 gene encoding alpha-glucan water dikinase, chloroplastic isoform X3 — protein MSNTLGHNLIQPHFLRPTVLEHPSKLKNSSGVPTSTFCATASLNQSPAQRRKYQISTKFYGNSLSRRKQKVAMGSQRPVTFVPRAVLAADPASEHLGKFKVDGNIELQVDASAPMSGSITQVNFRIMYNSDSLLLHWGGIRGRNEKWVLPSHQPEGTKNYKNRALRTPFVKSGSSSYLKLEIDDPRIQAIEFLIFDEARNKWIKNNGQNFHVSLPRRETLVSNISLPEDLVQIQAYLRWERKGKQRYTPEQEKEEYEAARAELLKEIARGASVDDIRAKLTKRNGQEYKETSIHETKNKIPDDLVQIQSYIRWEKAGKPNYSPEQQLREFEEARKELQSELEKGITLDEIRMKITEGEIKTKVSKQLQTKRYFSVERIQCKKRDLMQLLDKHAVKSVEESIFVEPKPLTAVELFAKKKEQGGSSVRNKKIYKLGGKELLVLVTKSAGSTKIHLAADFEEPLTLHWALSKKAGEWLLPPPGVLPPGSVSLDGAAASQFSTSSFADLPKQVQCLEIQIEDDTFKGMPFVLLSGGKWIKNQGSDFFVEFSQRIKQAQKDAGDGKGTSKVLLDRIAEKESEAQKSFMHRFNIASDLMDQAKNTGELGFAGILVWMRFMATRQLIWNKNYNVKPREISKAQDRLTDLLQSIYATHPQHRELLRMIMSTVGRGGEGDVGQRIRDEILVIQRNNDCKGGMMEEWHQKLHNNTSPDDVVICQALIDYIKSDFDISIYWKTLNENGITKERLLSYDRAIHSEPNFGRDKKDGLLRDLGHYMRTLKAVHSGADLESAISNCMGYRAKGEGFMVGVQINPVAGLPSGFPELLRFVLEHIEDRNVEALLEGLLEARQELRPMLLKSSDRLKDLLFLDIALDSTVRTAIERGYEELNDAGPEKIMYFITLVLENLALSFNNNEDLIYCLKGWDHAISMSKSKSAHWALYAKSVLDRTRLALASKAAWYQHILQPSAAYLGSLLGVDERAINIFTEEIVRAGSAATLSLLVNRLDPVLRETAHLGSWQIISPVEVVGYVDVVDELLAVQNKSYDRPTILVAKSVKGEEEIPDGTVAVLTPDMPDVLSHVSVRARNCKVCFATCFDPDILADVQANKGKLLRLKPTSADVVYSEVKEGELADWSSTNLKGDSPSSIALVRKRFGGKYAISAEEFTPEMEVNEKLQILKKKLRGGDSVALGEIRQTVLQLAAPPQLVQELKTKMKSSGMPWPGDEGDIRWEQAWTAIKRVWASKWNERAYSSTRKVKLDHDYLCMAVLVQEVINADYAFVIHTTNPSSGDSSEIYAEVVKGLGETLVGAYPGRALSFVCKKNDLNSPQVLGYPSKPIGLFIRHSIIFRSDSNGEDLEGYAGAGLYDSVPMDEEEKVVLDYSSDPLINDGNFQQSILSSIARAGNAIEELYGSPQDIEGVIRDGKVYVVQTRPQM, from the exons ATGAGTAATACCTTAGGCCATAACTTGATACAGCCGCATTTCCTCCGTCCCACGGTATTAGAGCATCCAAgcaaactcaaaaattcttcTGGCGTCCCTACAAGTACCTTCTGTGCCACTGCTTCCCTGAATCAATCTCCAGCTCAAAGACGCAAGTATCAGATATCTACGAAATTTTATGGTAACAGTTTGAGTAGGAGGAAACAGAAAGTCGCCATGGGAAGCCAACGGCCTGTTACGTTTGTCCCTCGAGCCGTGTTAGCCGCTGATCCAGCTTCTGAG CATCTCGGAAAATTCAAAGTTGATGGGAATATTGAATTGCAG GTCGATGCTAGTGCTCCCATGTCAGGGTCTATTACACAAGTAAATTTTAGAATCATGTATAACAGTGACTCTTTGCTGTTACACTGGGGTGGGATACGCGGTAGAAATGA AAAGTGGGTACTTCCTTCACATCAACCAGAAGGGACCAAAAACTACAAGAACAGAGCCCTAAGAACTCCATTCGTGAAG TCTGGCTCCAGttcatatttaaaattagaaattgaTGATCCCCGGATACAAGCTATAGAGTTTCTCATATTTGATGAAGCCCGAAATAAATG gataaaaaataatggtCAGAACTTTCACGTAAGCTTACCCCGGAGGGAGACATTGGTTTCAAACATCTCACTTCCTGAAGATCTTGTTCAAATTCAAGCATATTTGAGGTGGGAGCGAAAGGGTAAACAGAGGTACACCCCGGAGCAAGAGAAG GAGGAATATGAAGCAGCTCGTGCGGAGCTATTGAAGGAAATAGCCAGGGGTGCTTCTGTGGACGACATCCGAGCAAAactaacaaaaagaaatggcCAAGAATATAAGGAGACTTCTATTCATGaaacaaagaacaaaataCCTGATGATCTTGTCCAAATACAATCCTATATACGGTGGGAGAAAGCAGGGAAGCCGAATTATTCCCCAGAGCAACAACTT AGGGAATTTGAGGAAGCAAGGAAAGAGTTGCAATCTGAACTAGAGAAAGGTataactcttgatgaaattCGAATGAAGATTACTGAAGGAGAGATAAAGACTAAGGTCTCAAAGCAACTGCAGAccaaaagatattttagtgttgAACGAATTCAGTGCAAGAAGAGGGACTTGATGCAGCTTCTTGATAAGCATGCAGTAAAATCTGTAGAGGAAAGTATATTTGTTGAACCAAAACCATTGACAGCAGTTGAACTCTTTGCTAAGAAAAAGGAACAGGGTGGCAGCTCTGTTCGTAACAAGAAAATTTACAAACTCGGTGGGAAGGAGCTTTTG GTACTTGTAACCAAATCTGCTGGTAGCACAAAGATTCACCTAGCTGCAGATTTTGAAGAACCACTTACCCTTCACTGGGCTCTATCCAAGAAGGCTGGCGAGTGGCTG CTACCACCTCCTGGTGTTCTCCCTCCTGGTTCAGTTTCTTTAGATGGAGCTGCTGCATCACAATTTTCAACAAGCTCTTTTGCGGATCTTCCTAAACAG GTGCAATGCTTGGAGATACAGATTGAGGATGATACTTTTAAAGGGATGCCTTTTGTTCTTCTGTCTGGTGGGAAGTGGATAAAAAATCAAGGCTCCGACTTCTTTGTGGAATTCAGCCAGAGAATTAAGCAAGCTCAAAAG gatgCTGGTGATGGCAAAGGTACTTCAAAGGTTTTGTTGGATAGAATAGCAGAGAAGGAGAGTGAGGCGCAAAAGTCTTTTATGCACCG GTTTAATATTGCATCAGACTTAATGGATCAAGCCAAAAATACTGGTGAATTGGGCTTTGCCGGGATCTTAGTGTGGATGAGGTTTATGGCTACAAGACAGCTCATATGGAACAAAAACTACAATGTGAAACCACG CGAGATAAGTAAAGCACAGGACAGGCTCACTGACCTGCTCCAGAGTATCTATGCTACTCATCCACAGCATCGGGAGCTTTTGCGTATGATTATGTCTACTGTTGGTCGTGGAGGTGAAGGGGATGTGGGACAGAGAATTAGAGATGAAATACTGGTTATCCAG AGGAACAATGATTGCAAGGGAGGAATGATGGAGGAATGGCACCAGAAGTTACATAACAATACCAGTCCAGATGATGTTGTAATCTGTCAG GCATTGATTGATTACATTAAAAGTGACTTTGACATCAGCATCTACTGGAAGACTCTAAATGAGAATGGAATAACAAAGGAACGCCTCTTAAGTTATGACCGTGCTATTCATTCTGAACCAAATTTTGGAAGAGATAAGAAGGATGGTCTTTTGCGCGATCTTGGGCATTATATGAGAACCTTGAAG GCTGTTCATTCAGGTGCAGATCTTGAGTCTGCCATTTCGAATTGCATGGGCTACAGAGCCAAG GGTGAAGGTTTCATGGTTGGGGTGCAAATAAATCCTGTAGCTGGCTTGCCATCAGGATTTCCA GAATTGCTACGGTTTGTCCTTGAACACATTGAAGATAGAAATGTAGAAGCCTTGCTTGAG GGTTTACTTGAGGCTCGTCAAGAGCTTCGACCAATGTTGTTGAAGTCTAGTGATCGTCTGAAGgatcttttgtttttagaCATTGCCCTTGACTCTACTGTTAGGACGGCTATTGAAAGAGGTTATGAGGAGCTGAATGATGCTGGACCAGAG AAAATTATGTATTTCATCACTCTGGTTCTTGAAAACCTTGCCCTTTCATTCAATAATAATGAGGATCTGATCTATTGCTTGAAG GGATGGGATCATGCCATAAGCATGTCCAAGAGTAAAAGTGCTCACTGGGCACTTTATGCAAAATCAGTACTAGACAGAACTCGCCTTGCACTGGCTAGCAAGGCTGCGTGGTACCAGCATATTTTGCAACCATCAGCAGCATATCTTGGATCATTGCTTGGAGTGGACGAGCGGGCT ATCAACATATTTACTGAAGAAATTGTCCGTGCTGGATCAGCTGCAACTTTATCTTTACTTGTTAACCGACTTGATCCTGTTCTTCGGGAGACTGCTCATCTTGGCAG TTGGCAGATTATCAGTCCAGTTGAAGTTGTTGGATATGTTGATGTTGTAGATGAGCTGCTTGCTGTACAGAATAAGTCTTATGACCGGCCCACTATTTTAGTGGCAAAAAGTGTTAAAGGAGAGGAAGAAATTCCAGATGGTACAGTTGCTGTGTTGACACCTGACATGCCAGATGTTCTATCACATGTTTCTGTCCGAGCAAGAAACTGCAAG GTTTGCTTTGCTACATGCTTTGACCCTGATATTCTGGCTGACGTACAAGCAAACAAAGGGAAATTGTTGCGCCTAAAACCTACATCTGCAGATGTAGTTTATAG TGAGGTGAAGGAGGGCGAGCTAGCTGATTGGAGTTCAACTAACTTGAAGGGAGATAGTCCATCATCTATTGCTTTGGTCAGAAAACGGTTTGGTGGTAAATATGCCATATCTGCCGAGGAGTTTACACCTGAAATG GAAGTGAATGAGAAGTTGCaaatattgaagaaaaagttaagAGGAGGAGACTCTGTTGCACTTGGGGAGATTCGTCAGACAGTTCTACAGCTGGCAGCACCACCCCAATTG GTGCAAGAGCTGAAGACCAAGATGAAGAGTTCTGGAATGCCTTGGCCTGGAGATGAAGGTGACATTAGGTGGGAGCAAGCATGGACTGCTATAAAGAGG GTCTGGGCTTCAAAATGGAATGAGAGAGCATATTCCAGCACCAGGAAAGTCAAACTAGACCATGACTATCTCTGTATGGCTGTACTGGTTCAGGAAGTAATCAATGCTGATTATGCATTTGTTATACATACTACTAATCCATCTTCAGGGGACTCATCAGAGATCTATGCTGAG GTCGTGAAGGGACTTGGAGAAACTCTCGTTGGAGCTTATCCAGGTCGAGCTTTGAGTTTTGTTTGCAAGAAAAACGATCTCAACTCTCCTCAG GTATTGGGATATCCTAGCAAACCGATTGGTCTCTTCATAAGGCATTCCATTATCTTCCGATCTGATTCAAATGGTGAAGATCTAGAAGGTTATGCAGGTGCTGGCCTTTATGATAG CGTGCCCATGGATGAAGAAGAGAAAGTTGTGCTTGATTATTCATCTGACCCATTGATAAATGATGGCAACTTTCAACAATCAATCCTTTCTAGCATTGCTCGTGCAGGAAATGCCATCGAGGAACTGTATGGTTCTCCACAAGACATTGAAGGTGTCATCAGGGATGGGAAAGTCTATGTTGTCCAGACAAGACCCCAGATGTGA
- the LOC18609523 gene encoding alpha-glucan water dikinase, chloroplastic isoform X4, translating to MSNTLGHNLIQPHFLRPTVLEHPSKLKNSSGVPTSTFCATASLNQSPAQRRKYQISTKFYGNSLSRRKQKVAMGSQRPVTFVPRAVLAADPASEHLGKFKVDGNIELQVDASAPMSGSITQVNFRIMYNSDSLLLHWGGIRGRNEKWVLPSHQPEGTKNYKNRALRTPFVKSGSSSYLKLEIDDPRIQAIEFLIFDEARNKWIKNNGQNFHVSLPRRETLVSNISLPEDLVQIQAYLRWERKGKQRYTPEQEKEEYEAARAELLKEIARGASVDDIRAKLTKRNGQEYKETSIHETKNKIPDDLVQIQSYIRWEKAGKPNYSPEQQLREFEEARKELQSELEKGITLDEIRMKITEGEIKTKVSKQLQTKRYFSVERIQCKKRDLMQLLDKHAVKSVEESIFVEPKPLTAVELFAKKKEQGGSSVRNKKIYKLGGKELLVLVTKSAGSTKIHLAADFEEPLTLHWALSKKAGEWLLPPPGVLPPGSVSLDGAAASQFSTSSFADLPKQVQCLEIQIEDDTFKGMPFVLLSGGKWIKNQGSDFFVEFSQRIKQAQKDAGDGKGTSKVLLDRIAEKESEAQKSFMHRFNIASDLMDQAKNTGELGFAGILVWMRFMATRQLIWNKNYNVKPREISKAQDRLTDLLQSIYATHPQHRELLRMIMSTVGRGGEGDVGQRIRDEILVIQRNNDCKGGMMEEWHQKLHNNTSPDDVVICQALIDYIKSDFDISIYWKTLNENGITKERLLSYDRAIHSEPNFGRDKKDGLLRDLGHYMRTLKAVHSGADLESAISNCMGYRAKGEGFMVGVQINPVAGLPSGFPELLRFVLEHIEDRNVEALLEGLLEARQELRPMLLKSSDRLKDLLFLDIALDSTVRTAIERGYEELNDAGPEKIMYFITLVLENLALSFNNNEDLIYCLKGWDHAISMSKSKSAHWALYAKSVLDRTRLALASKAAWYQHILQPSAAYLGSLLGVDERAINIFTEEIVRAGSAATLSLLVNRLDPVLRETAHLGSWQIISPVEVVGYVDVVDELLAVQNKSYDRPTILVAKSVKGEEEIPDGTVAVLTPDMPDVLSHVSVRARNCKVCFATCFDPDILADVQANKGKLLRLKPTSADVVYSEVKEGELADWSSTNLKGDSPSSIALVRKRFGGKYAISAEEFTPEMVGAKSRNISYLKGKVPSWVGIPTSVALPFGVFETVLADKINKEVNEKLQILKKKLRGGDSVALGEIRQTVLQLAAPPQLVQELKTKMKSSGMPWPGDEGDIRWEQAWTAIKRVWASKWNERAYSSTRKVKLDHDYLCMAVLVQEVINADYAFVIHTTNPSSGDSSEIYAEVVKGLGETLVGAYPGRALSFVCKKNDLNSPQVLGYPSKPIGLFIRHSIIFRSDSNGEDLEGYAGAGLYDRNWDCAILNG from the exons ATGAGTAATACCTTAGGCCATAACTTGATACAGCCGCATTTCCTCCGTCCCACGGTATTAGAGCATCCAAgcaaactcaaaaattcttcTGGCGTCCCTACAAGTACCTTCTGTGCCACTGCTTCCCTGAATCAATCTCCAGCTCAAAGACGCAAGTATCAGATATCTACGAAATTTTATGGTAACAGTTTGAGTAGGAGGAAACAGAAAGTCGCCATGGGAAGCCAACGGCCTGTTACGTTTGTCCCTCGAGCCGTGTTAGCCGCTGATCCAGCTTCTGAG CATCTCGGAAAATTCAAAGTTGATGGGAATATTGAATTGCAG GTCGATGCTAGTGCTCCCATGTCAGGGTCTATTACACAAGTAAATTTTAGAATCATGTATAACAGTGACTCTTTGCTGTTACACTGGGGTGGGATACGCGGTAGAAATGA AAAGTGGGTACTTCCTTCACATCAACCAGAAGGGACCAAAAACTACAAGAACAGAGCCCTAAGAACTCCATTCGTGAAG TCTGGCTCCAGttcatatttaaaattagaaattgaTGATCCCCGGATACAAGCTATAGAGTTTCTCATATTTGATGAAGCCCGAAATAAATG gataaaaaataatggtCAGAACTTTCACGTAAGCTTACCCCGGAGGGAGACATTGGTTTCAAACATCTCACTTCCTGAAGATCTTGTTCAAATTCAAGCATATTTGAGGTGGGAGCGAAAGGGTAAACAGAGGTACACCCCGGAGCAAGAGAAG GAGGAATATGAAGCAGCTCGTGCGGAGCTATTGAAGGAAATAGCCAGGGGTGCTTCTGTGGACGACATCCGAGCAAAactaacaaaaagaaatggcCAAGAATATAAGGAGACTTCTATTCATGaaacaaagaacaaaataCCTGATGATCTTGTCCAAATACAATCCTATATACGGTGGGAGAAAGCAGGGAAGCCGAATTATTCCCCAGAGCAACAACTT AGGGAATTTGAGGAAGCAAGGAAAGAGTTGCAATCTGAACTAGAGAAAGGTataactcttgatgaaattCGAATGAAGATTACTGAAGGAGAGATAAAGACTAAGGTCTCAAAGCAACTGCAGAccaaaagatattttagtgttgAACGAATTCAGTGCAAGAAGAGGGACTTGATGCAGCTTCTTGATAAGCATGCAGTAAAATCTGTAGAGGAAAGTATATTTGTTGAACCAAAACCATTGACAGCAGTTGAACTCTTTGCTAAGAAAAAGGAACAGGGTGGCAGCTCTGTTCGTAACAAGAAAATTTACAAACTCGGTGGGAAGGAGCTTTTG GTACTTGTAACCAAATCTGCTGGTAGCACAAAGATTCACCTAGCTGCAGATTTTGAAGAACCACTTACCCTTCACTGGGCTCTATCCAAGAAGGCTGGCGAGTGGCTG CTACCACCTCCTGGTGTTCTCCCTCCTGGTTCAGTTTCTTTAGATGGAGCTGCTGCATCACAATTTTCAACAAGCTCTTTTGCGGATCTTCCTAAACAG GTGCAATGCTTGGAGATACAGATTGAGGATGATACTTTTAAAGGGATGCCTTTTGTTCTTCTGTCTGGTGGGAAGTGGATAAAAAATCAAGGCTCCGACTTCTTTGTGGAATTCAGCCAGAGAATTAAGCAAGCTCAAAAG gatgCTGGTGATGGCAAAGGTACTTCAAAGGTTTTGTTGGATAGAATAGCAGAGAAGGAGAGTGAGGCGCAAAAGTCTTTTATGCACCG GTTTAATATTGCATCAGACTTAATGGATCAAGCCAAAAATACTGGTGAATTGGGCTTTGCCGGGATCTTAGTGTGGATGAGGTTTATGGCTACAAGACAGCTCATATGGAACAAAAACTACAATGTGAAACCACG CGAGATAAGTAAAGCACAGGACAGGCTCACTGACCTGCTCCAGAGTATCTATGCTACTCATCCACAGCATCGGGAGCTTTTGCGTATGATTATGTCTACTGTTGGTCGTGGAGGTGAAGGGGATGTGGGACAGAGAATTAGAGATGAAATACTGGTTATCCAG AGGAACAATGATTGCAAGGGAGGAATGATGGAGGAATGGCACCAGAAGTTACATAACAATACCAGTCCAGATGATGTTGTAATCTGTCAG GCATTGATTGATTACATTAAAAGTGACTTTGACATCAGCATCTACTGGAAGACTCTAAATGAGAATGGAATAACAAAGGAACGCCTCTTAAGTTATGACCGTGCTATTCATTCTGAACCAAATTTTGGAAGAGATAAGAAGGATGGTCTTTTGCGCGATCTTGGGCATTATATGAGAACCTTGAAG GCTGTTCATTCAGGTGCAGATCTTGAGTCTGCCATTTCGAATTGCATGGGCTACAGAGCCAAG GGTGAAGGTTTCATGGTTGGGGTGCAAATAAATCCTGTAGCTGGCTTGCCATCAGGATTTCCA GAATTGCTACGGTTTGTCCTTGAACACATTGAAGATAGAAATGTAGAAGCCTTGCTTGAG GGTTTACTTGAGGCTCGTCAAGAGCTTCGACCAATGTTGTTGAAGTCTAGTGATCGTCTGAAGgatcttttgtttttagaCATTGCCCTTGACTCTACTGTTAGGACGGCTATTGAAAGAGGTTATGAGGAGCTGAATGATGCTGGACCAGAG AAAATTATGTATTTCATCACTCTGGTTCTTGAAAACCTTGCCCTTTCATTCAATAATAATGAGGATCTGATCTATTGCTTGAAG GGATGGGATCATGCCATAAGCATGTCCAAGAGTAAAAGTGCTCACTGGGCACTTTATGCAAAATCAGTACTAGACAGAACTCGCCTTGCACTGGCTAGCAAGGCTGCGTGGTACCAGCATATTTTGCAACCATCAGCAGCATATCTTGGATCATTGCTTGGAGTGGACGAGCGGGCT ATCAACATATTTACTGAAGAAATTGTCCGTGCTGGATCAGCTGCAACTTTATCTTTACTTGTTAACCGACTTGATCCTGTTCTTCGGGAGACTGCTCATCTTGGCAG TTGGCAGATTATCAGTCCAGTTGAAGTTGTTGGATATGTTGATGTTGTAGATGAGCTGCTTGCTGTACAGAATAAGTCTTATGACCGGCCCACTATTTTAGTGGCAAAAAGTGTTAAAGGAGAGGAAGAAATTCCAGATGGTACAGTTGCTGTGTTGACACCTGACATGCCAGATGTTCTATCACATGTTTCTGTCCGAGCAAGAAACTGCAAG GTTTGCTTTGCTACATGCTTTGACCCTGATATTCTGGCTGACGTACAAGCAAACAAAGGGAAATTGTTGCGCCTAAAACCTACATCTGCAGATGTAGTTTATAG TGAGGTGAAGGAGGGCGAGCTAGCTGATTGGAGTTCAACTAACTTGAAGGGAGATAGTCCATCATCTATTGCTTTGGTCAGAAAACGGTTTGGTGGTAAATATGCCATATCTGCCGAGGAGTTTACACCTGAAATG gttGGTGCTAAATCACGCAATATCTCATATCTAAAAGGAAAAGTACCATCTTGGGTTGGGATTCCTACATCAGTTGCCCTACCATTTGGAGTATTTGAGACGGTTCTTGcagataaaataaacaag GAAGTGAATGAGAAGTTGCaaatattgaagaaaaagttaagAGGAGGAGACTCTGTTGCACTTGGGGAGATTCGTCAGACAGTTCTACAGCTGGCAGCACCACCCCAATTG GTGCAAGAGCTGAAGACCAAGATGAAGAGTTCTGGAATGCCTTGGCCTGGAGATGAAGGTGACATTAGGTGGGAGCAAGCATGGACTGCTATAAAGAGG GTCTGGGCTTCAAAATGGAATGAGAGAGCATATTCCAGCACCAGGAAAGTCAAACTAGACCATGACTATCTCTGTATGGCTGTACTGGTTCAGGAAGTAATCAATGCTGATTATGCATTTGTTATACATACTACTAATCCATCTTCAGGGGACTCATCAGAGATCTATGCTGAG GTCGTGAAGGGACTTGGAGAAACTCTCGTTGGAGCTTATCCAGGTCGAGCTTTGAGTTTTGTTTGCAAGAAAAACGATCTCAACTCTCCTCAG GTATTGGGATATCCTAGCAAACCGATTGGTCTCTTCATAAGGCATTCCATTATCTTCCGATCTGATTCAAATGGTGAAGATCTAGAAGGTTATGCAGGTGCTGGCCTTTATGATAG AAATTGGGATTGTGCCATCCTTAATGGATAA